Within the Aspergillus luchuensis IFO 4308 DNA, chromosome 5, nearly complete sequence genome, the region CCTAGCAAGATACGTCAACAAATGAATTGGCAATCAAATATGCCAGCAATTCTCACCCAAGAAGACATCCAGCGTTCAAGATACTAGGTTATATTGGAACAGACCAGCCTAGCACCACAAGaacactactactgctactgctactgatAACTTATGAATCCGGCTATCCCATTCCAACATCAGCACAACATTGATAGACCACATCACCCTTCACAATCAAAACTCCTCTACCATCCCCCTCAACCCACCAACCACTCCGTAACCCTGACCATCCACCATTGACAATTctccctcacctccctcttcctccgcctcgcTATCGGCAGCACCTCACCATACATGGGCTTCGGGTATTATGATAACGAGATAATATTATGTTGTCTATGAAGCAAAGAGAGCTGTTTATTTTTCACCCCATGCGTTAGTGGTGTAACGGTAACATTCAACCCTTCCATGATCTCCTGCGATAGCGAAGATCGAAAGGTTGGGCCCtgggttcgactcccagCTAACGCATTTTGAAGCATATCTTTTTACATTCTGCTCAAGGTGTCTGTAAATATTCTTCTAATCTTATCTCGCTAATGATACATGACTTTGATGGCGTGCTGCTCGCCCCGATCAAGTGTAGTCGCTGCTCTCCTACAAGACCATTTCGTCATCTTCCGCAAGGTCGAGAGCCTCCAagtcatcttccttctctagGAACTTGTCCATTTCAACGGCTTCGTTTCGTAATGTTCCTGTCAAAACAGCAAAATTGGGATACAGGCTGCTGAGCCCATTGCGACCCCTAGGCCCCCAAATCTTTCTTTCGAAATCTATGAACAGTGGATCTGTCTCAGGCGGAAGCCTTACCCCGAGCTTTTTCGCCGTGACTTGGACAGTCCGTAATGTGCCCCGTGCAAGAGGCCAGCGTCGAGACGCTACTTTTGCCGCCACACAAAGATTGACAAACGCCTCCTGGTTCGCTGGCACGTCAAGCTTTCCCAAGAGAGTAAACATGGACACTGCAATCCAATGAATATGACTTGCTGGAAATAGATCAATACCCCAGGTAGATCGGTGTATTTCCACCAACCCGGCAATTTGGCGAGCAGCTGAAAGAGACAGTTCTTCCGGCCCCAAATGCTGATCTTCTGTCCCATGCTCTGCTGTTTTGGCGAGTTCCGTAATTGTGATACAGATATCGTGATAATACATACTGCAATTCAGCGTTAAATGGAATCGATAATCTTTTCAGATATGGATATGACATACTGTAGACATAATACATGGGGGAGGATCACACGCCCAGTTTCTATTCTGAGACATGGCTTGAGGGTCTTTTCCCACACTGCCAGGCGTCCACGGACTTTGTTTTCCATATCTTGAACCTCATCGGGCGTCGGACTCGTTAAGCCGTCGAAGAGCAACGTGCACCAATCGTCAACGATTGCTGTTAGCTCAGATAAGCCATTGAAATAGCACATGTAGTGCCCCTGAAGACTATCGCCGTCGTGCGGATAAGGGTGCCATAGCGGACCGTCATTGTGATAAGCACTAGGCGGACATGGACGACTAGGCTTTTCGATCAATGGCGGCTTTTGGTAAGCGAAGGCGGTTGCGCTGGTAGAAGTCAGTTTTACCCCACACACAACTTCACTGGTGTGACATACATTGTCATGTTGTACAAACCCCAAAGAGTAAGATCGGTAACCCGTCGTATATCAGATACCTCGTCAGAAGAACCAGAGGATATAATGCGAAGCGTGCGTTGAAGCTCCTTcgcagcaaaagcaagctgACCCTGGTATATCCATCCCCGCCTGTCTTTGCCCATTAAGCATGCACTAACTCTCATAGTCAGCATTTCGCGAATCGTATACAAGACTAAAGGCATATTAAGTCGTACCAAGTTGATAATACTGCCAGCCCTTGTACTGTGGCTAGGGTAGAATGCCCATCTTCTTGTTCGAAACATCTCTTCGCCTCGTTGTAAAAGTGTAATC harbors:
- a CDS encoding uncharacterized protein (COG:K;~EggNog:ENOG410Q1WU;~InterPro:IPR036864,IPR007219,IPR001138;~PFAM:PF00172,PF04082;~go_function: GO:0000981 - DNA-binding transcription factor activity, RNA polymerase II-specific [Evidence IEA];~go_function: GO:0003677 - DNA binding [Evidence IEA];~go_function: GO:0008270 - zinc ion binding [Evidence IEA];~go_process: GO:0006351 - transcription, DNA-templated [Evidence IEA];~go_process: GO:0006355 - regulation of transcription, DNA-templated [Evidence IEA]) encodes the protein MTSERKPRILAPAAPVKDPVSRPSTRKVSTACSNCRLKKARCSGTAPCDSCVKHDLDCNIDEATDSRRKIHLKRKIDSLEGDRYLFVQVLEILRNGGVTRVHSLLQLIRSNPSLEELQLFVEDKLKDISALDSTIDEVRLSDDFVVKIPRRVLNIKRLADQPVFRVPAIPWTRITDDDHFVSHLVSLYFTWRYPCFPCLDQEIFIRDMKKAKLNTQFCSPFLVNAILADACAYSDFAEAYEVPSDPSTRGLHFYNEAKRCFEQEDGHSTLATVQGLAVLSTCACLMGKDRRGWIYQGQLAFAAKELQRTLRIISSGSSDEVSDIRRVTDLTLWGLYNMTIATAFAYQKPPLIEKPSRPCPPSAYHNDGPLWHPYPHDGDSLQGHYMCYFNGLSELTAIVDDWCTLLFDGLTSPTPDEVQDMENKVRGRLAVWEKTLKPCLRIETGRVILPHVLCLHMYYHDICITITELAKTAEHGTEDQHLGPEELSLSAARQIAGLVEIHRSTWGIDLFPASHIHWIAVSMFTLLGKLDVPANQEAFVNLCVAAKVASRRWPLARGTLRTVQVTAKKLGVRLPPETDPLFIDFERKIWGPRGRNGLSSLYPNFAVLTGTLRNEAVEMDKFLEKEDDLEALDLAEDDEMVL